In Oryzias latipes chromosome 15, ASM223467v1, the following proteins share a genomic window:
- the LOC101169592 gene encoding dual specificity protein phosphatase 19 — protein sequence MHSLSQEIQSFSLTRLRRQCTHVTTVTGRRLLETRSAGGEQVEELEQEQGAGCGFIEDTSLDLQIGVVRPFLLLGSQDAAHDIDTLQRFKVSHVLNVAYGVSNLFPHQMVYKTIQILDLPDTDITSYLKESSTFIDQAKEQDGVVLVHCNAGVSRSPSVVIGYLMIREGLSFDDAFSQVKQARPSSRPNSGFYQQLQNYECEQLHSPF from the exons ATGCATTCACTGTCTCAGGAGATCCAGAGCTTCTCCCTAACACGTCTGAGGAGGCAGTGCACCCATGTGACCACAGTGACCGGCAGGAGGCTGCTGGAGACGCGCAGTGCTGGAggagaacaggtggaggagctggagcaggagcagggagctggctGTGGATTCATTGAAGATACAAGCTTGGACCTTCAGATTGGTGTTGTCCGACCCTTCTTGCTGCTGG gCTCTCAAGATGCAGCGCACGACATTGACACCCTGCAGAGATTTAAG GTGTCCCACGTGCTGAATGTGGCCTATGGAGTCTCAAACCTGTTCCCCCATCAGATGGTTTACAAGACGATTCAGATCCTGGACCTCCCAGACACAGACATCACATCCTATCTGAAGGAAAGCAGCACCTTTATAGATCAGGCCAAAGAACAG GACGGCGTGGTGCTGGTCCACTGTAACGCTGGTGTGTCACGCTCCCCCTCTGTTGTCATTGGCTACCTGATGATAAGAGAAGGACTTTCATTTGATGATGCCTTCAGTCAAGTCAAGCAGGCCAGACCATCGAGTCGCCCAAACTCCGGCTTCTACCAGCAGTTACAGAACTATGAGTGTGAACAACTACACAGTCCTTTCTGA